The following nucleotide sequence is from Penicillium digitatum chromosome 5, complete sequence.
CAGTTGTGGGAGGGTTTCGAGAAtatctggtgtattagggATATGTAAAGCGCCGGACGGACGGACAAAGTCGTTTTGAAAGTCAAGTAGTAACAAGGCCTTCCGGGTCTGGATGGTGGGCAGATCCCCGAATGAGAAGACACTCATGCTAGACTAGAAACGAGAGAAATTGGACAGACCAAACCATATGGATTTGAAGACGTGGGAGATGGAGAGACATTTAGCGGCCTGAGGCAGAAATGGTACTTTAAGGAAAGGAACGACCTCGGGAGTGCATGTACGATCATCATCACGTGTCTTTGTACAAGAGTCTGGACTCTCCTGATATTCCCGGAGATGGCTCCTACTCCGGGGAAAAGATCTATGAGATGAGAGCCATTACCTAccgagtacggagtaatgcTTGTCGCACTGGGAAACGCACTTCATGACATAATATGTTGTCACCCTCCAATCAATATAGCGGCCGGTGTCGGTGTGGGTCTCCGGGGAGCAAGATCAGCTCTCCGAGAATTGTGACGGTGACTCGAATCGCCCAGCCATGTTTGCCCATTATTTAAATTCCCAAGCTTCCCCGGtccattcttcttcttccccttcACTCTCCACTCGTCTCTCTTCCATATCTTCACAATGGCTTCTCGTGGTCTTCCCCGTGCCCTCCGTCTTGCCCGTGTGGCCGCTCCTCGCTCGGTCATAACCGCAGCTCTCCCTCGCCCTGCTAtcgctgccgctgccgctCTCCCCCGAGTCTCCTCGGTCGTCACTCCCGTCCGTGGTATCAAGACCATTGACTTCGCCGGTGTCAAAGAGGATGTCTACGAGCGTGCCGATTGGCCCCGTGAGAAGCTCCAGGAGTACTTTAAGGATGACACTCTAGCCCTCATTGGTTACGGCTCCCAGGGTCACGGCCAGGGTCTGAACCTCCGTGACCAGGGTCTCAACGTTATCGTCGGTGTCCGCAAGGATGGTGCCTCCTGGAAGGAGGCCATTCAGGACGGCTGGGTCCCTGGCAAGAACCTGTTCGATGTCACCACCGCCATTCAGAAGGGTACCATTGTTATGAACCTGCTCTCCGATGCCGCCCAGTCCGAGACCTGGCCCACCATCAAGCCCCTCCTCACCAAGGGCAAGACTCTCTACTTCTCCCACGGTTTCTCCCCCGTATTCAAGGAACTCACCAAGGTCGATGTTCCCAAGGACATTGATGTCATCCTCGTTGCCCCTAAGGGTTCCGGCCGTACCGTCCGCACTCTCTTCCGTGAGGGCCGTGGTATCAACTCCTCCATCGCTGTCTTCCAGGACGTCACTGGTCAGGCCAAGGAGCGCGCCATCGCCATGGGTGTTGCCGTCGGCTCCGGCTACCTTTATGAGACCACCTTCGAAAAGGAGGTCTACTCTGACCTCTACGGCGAGCGTGGCTGCCTGATGGGCGGTATTCACGGCATGTTCCTCGCCCAGTACGAGGTCCTCCGTGAGCGAGGCCACAGCCCCTCCGAGGCCTTCAACGAGACCGTTGAGGAGGCCACCCAGTCCCTGTACCCTCTGATCGGTGGTAACGGTATGGACTGGATGTACGCTGCCTGCTCCACCACTGCCCGTCGCGGTGCCATTGACTGGTCCAGCCGCTTCAAGGATACCCTGAAGCCCGTCTTCAACGACCTTTACGACAGCGTCCACAACGGCACTGAGACCCAGCGCTCCCTCGACTACAACTCGCAGCCCGACTACCGTGAGAAGTACGAGAAGGAGATGCAAGAGATCCGCGATCTTGAGATCTGGCGCGCCGGAAAGGCCGTCCGCTCCCTCCGCCCCGAGAACCAGAAATAAATAATAATACCTTGATACCCGTGGGGGTTCAAAAATTTGATGATGTACTATGAATTGTTATTTTTTGGTTTTCAGGTCTACAATATTATTCTGAGGCTTAACCGGCCACCCCTACTACATTCTcctagatttttttttctctgttCCTGCAGGTGTAGCGTGCCGAATCCCGGAGAAGAACCCGGGGTAAATAAAGGGCCACACCTGTACTtgtctcttttctcttcttcaactcAACTCAAAATGACTTCGCCCGCTGTTGTACCTCAATCGCTCACCCCCGCCGCAATTCAAGCGGCACACGAACTCATCCAGCCCCATGTGCACCGTACGCCGCTGTTGACATGCCAAACGCTCGATACCATCGCCTCAACACCACAATCCACTGAAGCCTTGGTCGGAACGCCATTTGAAAGCCAAATTCCCGCTCGTCCACAATTTCGATTCTTCTTTAAGTGTGAGAACTTTCAACGAATCGGTGCCTTCAAAGCACGGGGTGCATTCCACGCATTGCTGCGCCTGTTGGAGGAGCGCGGGGAGGAAGTCAAACAGCGCGGGGTGGTTACACATAGCTCTGGTATTTTTCCGATCTTCTGCTGCACAATTCAAAATGATACTAGCTAAATCCTCCTTCATTCTAGGAAATCATGCACAAGCCCTCGCCCTCGCTGCCTCGACTCTAGGAATTCCTGCCTATGTTGTAATGCCCCGCATCAGCACGCCATCGAAGATTGCGGGTACGCAGTCCCATGGGGCGGAGGTCATTTTTAGCGGCTCAACAAGTGTAGAACGTGAAGCTGTGGTGGCAGAGATACAGGCCAGAACAAACGCCATTCTCGTGCCACCATATGATGACTTCAACGTCATTTGTGGGCAGGGTACAACGGGTTTAGAGCTGGAGGCACAGCATGCCGAACAAGCTGGGTCCcgatctctggatgcggTTATCACTCCTATTGGTGGAGGTGGTCTCAACTCTGGCGTGGCGACGTGGTTCTCGGATAAGCAGACACGCGTGTTCGGTGCCGAGCCCAGCTTTGAAGGTGCAGATGATTGTCGACGCGGGTTGCAAGCCGGAAAGCGAGTGGAAGCCGTCGGCACCCTCACTATCGCAGATGGGCTACGCACTCCCGTGGGACTACTCAATTGGGAGGTCATCTCCAATCAGAAGAAGGTGGAAGGCGTGTTCGCGGTCACCGAAGAGCAGATTAAGTCAGCCATGCGGTTGGTTATAGAGCGCATGAAGGTTGTTGTTGAGCCGAGTGCAGTGGTTGGACTGGCCGTGTGTCTCTTTGATGAGAACTTCAGGCGACGAGTCGAACAAGAGGGTGGCAAGGATGGATGGGATGTTGGCGTTGTATTCAGCGGCGGCAATACAACCGTTGAGGCAATTGCCAATCTGTTTACTTGAACTTTACAAGATCGAATAGAAACCATTTTCATAGATGAATATACACTTCGAATAGAACCGTTGAATCAACGATTGGGATCAGTCATCTCAACCCCAGAGTCACACACGTAAAATGAAAAGCTCCCACCATTATTCTCCTCGATTGCTTCCACTATACGACGAGGCCATTCATCACGCCCCCACGGATTGACCCATGCCGATATCTTCCCTTGCTGAACCACGCTCTGCCGTGAAGGGGCGTCTTGCACGGCTACATGAGCGGCCATACTCGGTGAAAATGGGCGAACAGAAGACCGGTGCACAATTAGACGCAATGTCGGAAAAGTGCCCCATGGTGCAGGAAGAGCCGGTCTTAGGGATGGAACAAGACCCTGGGACTGGTCGTAGTAACTAGGGCCAGAAGCCCGACCTCCTGAGATCGTTGCGGTATACACAATTGCACACTGAAA
It contains:
- a CDS encoding Ketol-acid reductoisomerase gives rise to the protein MASRGLPRALRLARVAAPRSVITAALPRPAIAAAAALPRVSSVVTPVRGIKTIDFAGVKEDVYERADWPREKLQEYFKDDTLALIGYGSQGHGQGLNLRDQGLNVIVGVRKDGASWKEAIQDGWVPGKNLFDVTTAIQKGTIVMNLLSDAAQSETWPTIKPLLTKGKTLYFSHGFSPVFKELTKVDVPKDIDVILVAPKGSGRTVRTLFREGRGINSSIAVFQDVTGQAKERAIAMGVAVGSGYLYETTFEKEVYSDLYGERGCLMGGIHGMFLAQYEVLRERGHSPSEAFNETVEEATQSLYPLIGGNGMDWMYAACSTTARRGAIDWSSRFKDTLKPVFNDLYDSVHNGTETQRSLDYNSQPDYREKYEKEMQEIRDLEIWRAGKAVRSLRPENQK
- a CDS encoding Pyridoxal-phosphate dependent enzyme, putative, with protein sequence MTSPAVVPQSLTPAAIQAAHELIQPHVHRTPLLTCQTLDTIASTPQSTEALVGTPFESQIPARPQFRFFFKCENFQRIGAFKARGAFHALLRLLEERGEEVKQRGVVTHSSGNHAQALALAASTLGIPAYVVMPRISTPSKIAGTQSHGAEVIFSGSTSVEREAVVAEIQARTNAILVPPYDDFNVICGQGTTGLELEAQHAEQAGSRSLDAVITPIGGGGLNSGVATWFSDKQTRVFGAEPSFEGADDCRRGLQAGKRVEAVGTLTIADGLRTPVGLLNWEVISNQKKVEGVFAVTEEQIKSAMRLVIERMKVVVEPSAVVGLAVCLFDENFRRRVEQEGGKDGWDVGVVFSGGNTTVEAIANLFT